One region of Drosophila subobscura isolate 14011-0131.10 chromosome J, UCBerk_Dsub_1.0, whole genome shotgun sequence genomic DNA includes:
- the LOC117895640 gene encoding arginine-glutamic acid dipeptide repeats protein isoform X19 yields MAASTQGEIRVGPGHQAKLPDYNPISSFPIDKETDERELEESRWSPGVVADGDLLMFLRAARSMAAFQGMCDGGLEDGCLAASRDDTTINALDVLHDSGYDPGKALQALVKCPVSKGIDKKWTEDETKKFIKGLRQFGKNFFRIHKDLLPHKDTPELVEFYYLWKKTPGANNNRPHRRRRQSALRRNRVTRANNNTPPKKEDTPEPQTATTAATATGSASETASRSSPAVSKEENSSLTEDDASECDSDSSLTNKRDESPSRMRTRNKQQNNNTNNNNNNTNSSSSSSNNTNSSSSSSTASNSGSGGGGGSGSGGGIGASSVGGSSALGGVGAGAAAGAAATNSSTKDQSNTNNAVANGKRPKRGSETPDAAAGGGASSVDSPKTPTKAVAESSATKRKGGKQDTPNKKKRTEQEQAHDQQAASAGTGAAAAEENSSSSLKEKRKQQQQQQQQQRADSPVESMNSDSRPDSALDDGESNTTDTTTAEQQSNKDSKELLLSCKEERELTANDGGLEPKAEEKSIKAELASEDGSKEAISIKNMDEETNIQAPNSVDGLLLKESAVSTIQQDGGVPPVNPVAAPLTMKVPTIATVEALNASVERKEAIEKMETCDSDPELLKKLATIKQEVTPQQQQQQQTPQQLNPISIQPPPVCAPTETTVYIKKEPMDDSMDATCNQNSNEPQDLKVKIEIKNEDSLKHNAGGMPPTLPGAPTAQMHSHSMAGGDSGQPPLGEPLHLSHLPHGQQPLQPPPASYLIDGQLKYGPPGGQQQQQQQQQQQQPPQPPQLHSDPAGAGGNAPGGPNTPQKYAPEMEMKFTPQDLKYPPPPPLDALKYSQEMQAVAAAAAAAAAAAAGKYDMKYMIEQPGKYPVELSAAHQPPSKQGYQDSLKIPDVKSGFGHLPHNMASQLDVAHKYGPPPTSQEQQQQQQSQQPAHQVPPGATPPPGIAMPKPHYQHDVQTPPLGRPFEPGMMHKYGDPLVGKYGPPQPQDLKYPMPPVVSAAGPPVDVKPYGENLIKSSPYGPPPESPIDASSRSTPGQDSQGSNSNSQPSSMAPQPQQFQSPHPSPHMPSPAGGGLPPGMHPQNLIHGLPPGAGAGGPQPPPPPTSLHQQQSSSGPPGMHPGLHPGQHSQMSVASSMPPSSIGIPPTLSTMAPSHMHPHMHPHHLQQVLHRPHDMPPSMHPHAPMPMSLQGHPQHGHGLPPQQQQQQQQQQQPGGPAGTVRTPSPAQHPPRSMHDPQSREQPPTSQPSTTMAGSGGHGNPHQSPHTHRTSPLPGLAGNGHPPPGLLGHPMPIHPHLAHLPPGHPAHAALAHPGHHLLSHSIAGLGPGGGPIALLAGPGGLGLPESALSRRTPPSHMPHSHVSSAPNTPHSVASMTSSSMALTTSTVPSSAFSRASPSVQISSGGAGSAGPGGSGSSNTPGGGNNSSAAAAAAAAAHRAASPASSVSSLSRQSPLHPVPQSPLSHHPSSSALSAAAAAVAERDRHALLRQQSPHMTPPPVSNASGLMASPLSKMYAPQPGQRGLGTSPPPHLRPGASPPVIRHPQMPLPLPLIAPGGGIPQIGVHPGQSPYPHPLLHPSVFYSPHHHPFNSPYGYAPYGPGFPAYMKPPPPSGPLDPAAVMAAHHAGLQGPPQQQQQQRQDEQNAAAAAAARDAAEKQHHQAAAAAAAKQQQQQQQQQQQQQQQQQQMKGPQQQQQQGGQPPNKPPTPKTPQGPGGPGVPVGMGGPGTPTGLPPGAYPGSHMPGYPPGPPHGSPFAPQDGQPHGMKPTSHMDALRAHAHSANSSGMGGGHHPTEPLPIDIEPDPEPEIPSPTHNIQRGPSPEAKPDDTECHRSQSAIFVRHIDRGDYNSCTRTDLIFKPVADSKLARKREERDRKLAEKERERRQQQQQQQQQQQQQQAAAAQQAAQQAKMKAELKPPYADTPALRQLSEYARPHVAFRELEEIKNAQAAAASQSRIDPHWMEYYRRGIHPSQFPLYANPAISQMERERLGIPPPHHVGLDPGEHMIRLTREYHAHSHTHLHLPLHPQPQPPEAGFQLPPNVGQYPRPNMLIPREPHSDVLLRMSYADQLQYLQAAEFQRQSLHDQYFRQRPR; encoded by the exons ATGGCGGCCTCCACTCAAGGAGAAATTCGAGTGGGTCCCGGCCACCAG GCAAAACTGCCCGATTATAATCCAATCTCAAGCTTCCCCATCGACAAGGAAACCGATGAACGTGAACTAGAGGAATCAAGATGGAGTCCAGGCGTTGTGGCCGATGGCGATTTGTTAATGTTCTTGCGTGCTGCCCGCTCGATGGCCGCATTTCAAGGAATGTGTGATGGCGGACTAGAAGACGGTTGTTTGGCTGCCAGTCGCGACGACACAACAATTAACGCACTCGACGTG CTACACGATTCTGGCTACGATCCAGGCAAAGCTCTACAAGCACTAGTTAAGTGCCCCGTTTCGAAGGGCATCGACAAGAAGTGGACCGAGGACGAAACGAAAAAGTTCATCAAGGGTCTGCGACAATTTGGCAAGAATTTCTTTCGCATCCACAAGGATCTGCTGCCGCACAAGGACACACCCGAACTGGTCGAGTTCTATTATCTGTGGAAGAAGACGCCCGGCGCCAACAACAATCGCCCGCATCGGCGACGCAGACAGAGCGCCTTGCGACGCAATCGTGTCACGCgagcaaataataatacacCTCCCAAGAAGGAGGACACACCGGAACCACAAACTGCGACgacggcggcgacggcgacggggTCGGCGTCAGAGACGGCGAGTCGATCATCGCCCGCTGTCTCCAAGGAGGAGAACAGCTCTCTCACCGAGGACGACGCCAGCGAGTGTGACAGTGATTCGAGTCTGACCAACAAAAGGGATGAATCACCCTCTAGGATGAGGACGCGCAATaaacaacagaacaacaacaccaacaacaacaacaacaacaccaacagcagcagcagcagcagcaacaacaccaacagcagcagcagcagcagcacggccagcaatagcggcagcggcggcggcggtggcagtggcagtggcggtggcattgGTGCATCATCCGTCGGCGGCAGCTCTGCGTTAGGCGGCGTCGGTGCAGGCGCCGCTGCAGGTGCCGCGGCCACCAACAGCTCCACAAAGGATCAGTCGAACACCAACAACGCTGTGGCGAATGGCAAGCGGCCGAAGCGAGGCTCCGAGACGCCCGATGCAGCGGCCGGCGGTGGAGCCTCCTCGGTGGACAGTCCCAAGACACCCACCAAGGCGGTGGCCGAGAGTTCGGCCACCAAGCGCAAGGGCGGCAAGCAGGACACGCCCAACAAGAAGAAGCGCACCGAACAGGAGCAGGCGCACGATCAGCAGGCGGCCAGCGCTGGCACGGgcgcggcagcagcggaggagaacagcagcagcagcctcaaggAGAAgcgaaagcagcaacagcagcagcagcagcagcagcgggccgACAGCCCGGTGGAGAGCATGAACTCGGACAGCAGGCCGGACTCTGCGCTGGACGATGGCGAATCGAATACGACGGACACGACCACCGCCGAACAGCAGTCCAACAAGGAcagcaaggagctgctgctcagctgcaAGGAGGAGCGTGAGCTGACCGCCAACGATGGTGGACTGGAGCCCAAAGCGGAGGAGAAATCCATCAAGGCGGAGCTCGCCTCGGAGGATGGCAGCAAGGAGGCGATTTCCATCAAGAACATGGACGAGGAGACGAACATCCAGGCGCCCAACAGCGTCGATGggctgctgctcaaggagtCTGCTGTCAGCACAATCCAGCAGGATGGCGGTGTGCCGCCGGTTAATCCTGTGGCCGCGCCCCTGACCATGAAGGTGCCCACCATTGCCACCGTGGAGGCGCTGAACGCGTCCGTGGAGCGCAAGGAGGCCATCGAGAAGATGGAAACCTGCGACAGCGATCCCGAGCTGCTCAAGAAGCTGGCCACCATCAAGCAGGAGGtgacgccacagcagcagcaacagcagcagacgccgcAGCAGCTGAATCCGATATCCATACAGCCGCCACCTGTGTGTGCGCCCACGGAGACGACGGTGTACATTAAGAAGGAGCCGATGGACGATTCGATGGATGCCACGTGCAATCAGAACAGCAACGAGCCGCAGGATCTCAAGGTGAAGATTGAGATCAAGAACGAGGACTCGCTGAAGCACAATGCGGGTGGCATGCCGCCCACGTTGCCTGGTGCGCCCACTGCCCAAATGCATTCCCATTCGATGGCCGGCGGCGACAGTGGGCAGCCGCCACTCGGCGAGCCGCTGCATTTGTCGCATCTGCCGCATggccagcagccgctgcagccacCACCCGCCAGCTATCTGATCGATGGACAGCTGAAGTACGGCCCCCCAGgcggacaacagcagcagcagcagcaacaacagcagcagcagccaccacagccgccgcagctgcaCAGCGATCCGGCTGGCGCGGGTGGCAATGCTCCCGGCGGACCCAACACGCCGCAAAAGTATGCGCCCGAAATGGAGATGAAATTCACGCCGCAGGATCTCAAGTatccgccgccaccgccgctggaCGCACTCAAGTACAGCCAGGAGATGCAAGCGGTGgccgcggcggcagcagcagccgccgccgctgcggctggCAAGTACGACATGAAGTACATGATCGAGCAGCCGGGCAAGTATCCGGTGGAGCTGTCCGCTGCCCATCAGCCGCCATCGAAGCAGGGCTATCAGGACTCGCTGAAGATACCCGACGTCAAGTCGGGCTTTGGCCATCTACCGCACAACATGGCCTCGCAGCTGGATGTGGCACACAAGTACGGACCCCCGCCCACGtcccaggagcagcagcagcagcaacagtcgcagCAGCCGGCGCACCAGGTGCCTCCAGGTGCGACGCCTCCGCCGGGCATTGCCATGCCGAAGCCGCACTATCAGCACGATGTGCAGACGCCGCCACTGGGACGGCCCTTCGAGCCGGGCATGATGCACAAATACGGAGATCCGTTGGTGGGCAAATACGGTCCACCCCAGCCGCAGGATCTGAAGTATCCAATGCCACCCGTGGTCTCCGCTGCCGGTCCCCCCGTGGACGTGAAGCCCTACGGCGAGAATCTGATAAAGTCCTCGCCGTACGGCCCGCCGCCGGAGAGCCCCATCGATGCCTCGTCCCGCTCGACGCCGGGCCAGGACAGTcagggcagcaacagcaattcgCAGCCCTCGTCGATGGccccgcagccgcagcagttcCAGTCGCCGCATCCCTCGCCTCACATGCCTTCACCCGCAGGCGGCGGCCTGCCGCCCGGTATGCATCCCCAAAATCTCATCCACGGCCTGCCGCCGGGTGCGGGCGCTGGCGgaccacagccaccgccaccgcccacatccctgcaccagcagcagtcgtcgaGTGGTCCGCCGGGCATGCATCCGGGCCTGCATCCGGGTCAGCACTCACAGATGTCGGTGGCCTCCTCGATGCCACCCAGCTCGATCGGCATACCGCCGACGCTGTCAACGATGGCGCCCTCCCACATGCATCCCCACATGCATCCGCATCATCTGCAGCAGGTGCTGCATCGGCCGCACGACATGCCACCCAGCATGCACCCGCACGcgcccatgcccatgtcccTGCAGGGACATCCGCAGCACGGCCACGGACTGCcgccccaacagcagcagcagcaacagcagcagcagcagcccggtGGTCCGGCGGGCACTGTGCGCACTCCCTCGCCAGCCCAGCATCCGCCTCGCAGCATGCACGATCCGCAGTCGCGGGAACAGCCGCCCACATCGCAGCCATCGACCACGATGGCTGGCTCTGGAGGTCACGGCAATCCGCACCAATCCCCGCACACGCATCGCACCTCGCCGCTGCCCGGACTGGCGGGGAATGGACATCCGCCGCCGGGTCTGCTTGGCCATCCGATGCCCATACATCCGCACCTGGCGCACCTGCCGCCGGGTCATCCGGCGCACGCGGCACTCGCCCATCCCGGACACCATCTGCTGTCGCATTCGATAGCGGGACTGGGGCCTGGAGGTGGACCCATCGCACTGCTCGCGGGTCCCGGTGGACTGGGCCTGCCCGAGTCCGCGCTCAGTCGTCGCACCCCGCCCAGCCATATGCCCCACTCGCACGTCTCGTCGGCACCGAATACGCCCCATTCGGTGGCCTCGATGACCTCCAGCAGCATGGCCCTCACCACCAGCACGGTGCCATCGTCGGCCTTCAGTCGTGCCAGTCCCAGCGTACAGATCTCGAGTGGAGGAGCCGGATCGGCCGGACCTGGcggtagcggcagcagcaacacgcctggcggcggcaacaactcctcggcagcggcagcagccgcagcggctgcCCATCGAGCCGCCTCCCCAGCCAGCAGTGTGAGCAGCCTGAGTCGCCAGAGTCCACTGCATCCGGTGCCACAATCGCCGCTCAGCCATCATCCCTCATCGTCCGCTCtgtcggcggcagcggcggccgtGGCCGAGCGGGATCGCCATGCGCTGCTGCGTCAGCAGTCGCCGCACATGACGCCGCCACCCGTGTCCAATGCCTCGGGCCTGATGGCCAGTCCGCTGAGCAAGATGTATGCCCCGCAGCCGGGCCAAAGGGGACTGGGAACATCACCGCCGCCGCATCTGCGACCGGGCGCCTCGCCGCCGGTCATCAGGCATCCACagatgccgctgccattgccgctgATTGCGCCGGGCGGCGGCATTCCACAGATCGGAGTGCATCCCGGGCAGTCGCCGTATCCGCATCCGCTGCTGCATCCGTCGGTGTTCTATTCGCCGCATCATCATCCCTTCAACTCGCCCTACGGCTACGCGCCGTACGGGCCTGGTTTCCCGGCCTACATGAAGCCGCCACCACCGTCGGGACCGCTGGATCCTGCCGCTGTGATGGCCGCCCATCATGCCGGCCTCCAGGgtccgccgcagcagcagcagcagcagcggcaggatgAGCAGaatgcagcagccgctgctgcggccagAGATGCAGCCGAGAAGCAGCATCACCAAGCGgcggccgcagcggcagccaaacagcagcagcagcagcaacaacagcagcaacaacagcagcagcagcaacagcagatgaagggcccgcagcagcagcagcagcagggcggtCAACCGCCCAACAAGCCGCCGACGCCAAAGACACCCCAGGGTCCGGGTGGACCGGGTGTGCCAGTCGGCATGGGTGGCCCTGGAACGCCAACGGGCCTGCCGCCAGGTGCCTATCCGGGCTCCCATATGCCCGGCTATCCGCCTGGTCCGCCGCACGGTTCCCCCTTTGCCCCGCAAGATGGTCAGCCGCACGGCATGAAGCCCACTTCCCACATGGACGCGCTGCGAGCGCACGCACACTCGGCCAATTCGTCGGGCATGGGCGGTGGCCATCATCCAACGGAGCCAT TGCCCATTGACATTGAGCCGGATCCGGAGCCAGAGATACCCAGTCCCACGCACAATATACAACGTGGACCCAGTCCCGAGGCCAAGCCGGACGATACCGAATGCCATCGCTCGCAGTCTGCCAT ATTTGTGCGTCACATTGATCGCGGTGATTACAATTCCTGCACGAGAACGGATTTGATATTCAAGCCAGTGGCCGACTCGAAGCTAGCACGCAAGCGTGAGGAACGCGACCGCAAGCTGGCCGAGAAGGAGCGCGAAAGGCGGCAG cagcagcaacaacagcaacagcagcagcaacaacagcaggcagcagccgcccaaCAGGCGGCACAGCAGGCCAAAATGAAGGCGGAACTGAAGCCCCCGTATGCGGATACGCCAGCACTGCGACAGCTATCCGAATATGCACGCCCACATGTCGCCTTCAG GGAACTGGAGGAGATCAAGAACGCACAAGCCGCTGCGGCGAGTCAATCCCGCATCGATCCGCACTGGATGGAGTACTACAGACG cGGCATACATCCCTCACAGTTCCCACTCTATGCGAATCCAGCGATATCGCAAATGGAGAGGGAACGTTTGGGTATACCGCCACCGCATCACGTAGGCCTTGATCCGGGCGAGCACATG ATACGATTGACGAGAGAATATCATGCACACTCTCATACTCATTTACATTTGCCTTTGCATCCACAGCCGCAACCACCGGAGGCCGGTTTCCAACTGCCAC cgaatGTTGGACAATATCCACGCCCAAATATGCTTATACCTAGGGAGCCGCATTCGGATGTGCTGCTGAGGATGTCGTATGCCGATCAATTACAG TATTTGCAGGCCGCCGAATTCCAGCGACAATCGCTGCACGATCAATACTTTAG ACAACGGCCCAGATAA